In Arthrobacter sp. UKPF54-2, the following are encoded in one genomic region:
- a CDS encoding nucleoside deaminase, producing the protein MTTPEPRHAEWMGLALAEARRALATADVPIGAVVIGPDGSVLGTGRNEREALGDPTAHAEMVAIREASARLRARRALEGLGDDGWRLEDCTLVVTLEPCAMCAGAVVLARIPRVVFGAWDEKAGAAGSVFDILRERRLNHWVEVYGGVREQECGALLRDFFASHRGS; encoded by the coding sequence ATGACTACTCCCGAGCCCCGGCATGCGGAATGGATGGGCCTGGCCCTCGCCGAGGCGCGCCGGGCGCTGGCCACCGCGGACGTGCCGATCGGCGCCGTCGTGATCGGCCCGGACGGGTCGGTGCTCGGGACCGGACGCAACGAGCGGGAAGCGCTCGGGGACCCGACGGCGCACGCGGAAATGGTGGCGATCCGGGAGGCCTCGGCCCGGCTGCGCGCCCGCCGCGCCCTGGAAGGCCTCGGCGACGACGGCTGGCGGCTGGAGGACTGCACTCTGGTGGTCACGCTGGAGCCGTGCGCCATGTGCGCCGGTGCCGTGGTGCTGGCCCGGATTCCGCGGGTGGTTTTCGGCGCCTGGGATGAGAAGGCCGGCGCCGCCGGCTCCGTGTTCGACATCCTCCGCGAACGCCGGCTCAACCACTGGGTGGAAGTGTACGGCGGCGTCCGGGAGCAGGAGTGCGGTGCGCTGCTGCGGGACTTCTTCGCCAGCCACCGTGGCTCCTGA
- a CDS encoding winged helix DNA-binding domain-containing protein yields MTTEPMTVQLPPAASLTPERLRAWSWHRQGLDGSLAGCTAEQVFARAGWARSVGGANPYLTLFARAGIRRAQVDADVLDHRILELPTARGCTYVLGRDDFAWALRLGRDPAEATFKVVGRLGVDRGEMTLLEEQILHTLTEAGVPLDPRQLKDELGDSVRSLGEEGKKKGAATTLPTALGILQADGRIRRVPATGRLDQQRYAYEPWNLAPSDLSDEEVRTELIRRYLGWTGGATFKQSQWFTGFTVAQSKVALGAVGAVEVPTAAAGADPLWMLPDDVELLAAFQEPAEEQIQLLAGTDSLVLLRRNAAELLAEQDRDKQALGRLALQADLPDHPILDRGRIIGLWQYDPGQERIAAWVFGETTPAVARRIAEVEAWIKEDLGDFRAFSLDSPASRQKRIDALRASTTATAER; encoded by the coding sequence ATGACCACCGAGCCGATGACCGTGCAGCTGCCACCCGCCGCGAGCCTCACCCCCGAGCGGCTCCGCGCCTGGTCCTGGCACCGGCAAGGCCTGGACGGCTCGCTGGCCGGATGCACCGCGGAACAGGTATTCGCCCGGGCAGGCTGGGCGCGGTCCGTGGGCGGGGCCAACCCGTACCTCACACTCTTCGCCCGGGCCGGCATCCGGCGCGCGCAGGTGGACGCCGACGTCCTGGACCACCGGATCCTGGAACTCCCGACGGCGCGCGGCTGCACCTATGTGCTCGGCCGGGACGACTTCGCCTGGGCCCTGCGGCTGGGACGGGATCCGGCCGAGGCAACCTTCAAGGTGGTGGGCCGGCTCGGGGTGGACCGCGGCGAAATGACGCTGCTCGAGGAACAGATCCTGCACACCCTCACCGAAGCCGGTGTCCCGCTGGACCCGCGGCAGCTCAAGGACGAACTCGGCGATTCGGTGCGCAGCCTCGGCGAGGAGGGCAAAAAGAAGGGCGCCGCCACCACGCTGCCCACCGCGCTCGGCATCCTGCAGGCGGACGGGCGGATCCGCCGCGTCCCCGCCACCGGCCGGCTCGACCAGCAGCGCTACGCCTACGAACCCTGGAACCTGGCTCCGAGCGATCTCAGCGACGAGGAGGTCCGCACCGAACTGATCCGGCGCTACCTCGGCTGGACCGGAGGGGCCACGTTCAAGCAGTCGCAGTGGTTCACCGGCTTCACCGTCGCGCAGAGCAAAGTCGCGCTCGGCGCCGTCGGCGCCGTCGAGGTGCCCACCGCCGCCGCCGGCGCGGACCCGCTCTGGATGCTGCCCGACGACGTCGAACTCCTCGCCGCCTTCCAGGAACCTGCAGAGGAACAAATCCAGCTGCTCGCCGGGACCGATTCGCTGGTGCTGCTGCGCCGGAACGCGGCGGAGTTGCTGGCCGAGCAGGACCGGGACAAGCAAGCGCTGGGCCGGCTCGCGCTGCAGGCCGACCTGCCGGACCATCCCATCCTGGACCGCGGCCGGATCATCGGGCTGTGGCAGTACGACCCCGGCCAGGAACGGATCGCCGCTTGGGTGTTCGGTGAGACCACACCCGCCGTGGCCCGGCGGATCGCCGAGGTGGAGGCCTGGATCAAGGAGGACCTGGGCGACTTCCGGGCCTTCAGCCTGGACTCACCGGCATCCCGGCAGAAACGGATCGACGCGCTGCGGGCCTCCACCACGGCCACCGCGGAGCGGTAG
- a CDS encoding glycosyltransferase has product MEPAALRLVLPGNVRHNSGGNAYNAALLRAVEDLGVPAEACEADGDWPVGSPADRRQFGRVLTDADGGRVTLVDGLVACGAPDELEAAADAGMPAWILLHMPLGSHPELERRALQAAAGVICTSGTAAADLRERHGIDGIRVALPGTAPAPPAAGSQPPHLLAVAALLPNKDQLLLLRALAGLTDLPWTASFVGSDTADPAYSTLLRREAAALGLAGRIRLPGELRGAALDAEWAAADLSLLISRAETYGLVVTESLARGIPVIVRQGTGAVEALAAGTPAAAAGGSVADSTAGTIALPGTAVALAGDPAPLAAVLRRWLTEPALRARWRDAALAAREHLPGWDATARAVLAILGIEPQPHPTSSQ; this is encoded by the coding sequence ATGGAACCGGCCGCCCTCCGCCTGGTCCTGCCAGGCAACGTGCGCCACAACTCTGGCGGCAACGCCTACAACGCGGCTCTCCTGCGCGCCGTCGAGGACCTCGGCGTGCCGGCCGAGGCCTGCGAGGCCGACGGCGACTGGCCGGTTGGCAGCCCGGCCGACCGGCGGCAGTTCGGCCGGGTGCTGACCGACGCCGACGGCGGCCGGGTCACGCTCGTGGACGGCCTGGTGGCCTGCGGGGCGCCGGACGAGCTGGAAGCGGCGGCCGACGCCGGGATGCCGGCCTGGATCCTGCTGCACATGCCGCTCGGCAGCCACCCGGAGCTGGAGCGCCGCGCCCTGCAGGCCGCCGCCGGGGTGATCTGCACCAGCGGCACGGCCGCGGCGGACCTGCGCGAGCGGCACGGAATCGACGGGATCAGAGTGGCGTTGCCGGGCACGGCGCCCGCCCCGCCCGCCGCAGGCTCCCAGCCGCCGCATCTGCTCGCGGTGGCCGCGCTGCTGCCCAACAAGGACCAGTTGCTGTTGCTGCGCGCCCTGGCCGGGCTCACGGACCTGCCTTGGACGGCATCCTTCGTCGGCTCGGACACGGCCGACCCGGCCTACTCCACCCTGCTCCGGCGGGAAGCGGCGGCACTCGGCCTGGCGGGGCGCATCCGCCTTCCGGGCGAGCTGCGCGGAGCCGCGCTGGACGCCGAATGGGCCGCCGCCGACCTCAGCCTGCTGATCTCGAGGGCCGAAACCTACGGGCTGGTGGTCACCGAATCCCTGGCCCGGGGCATTCCGGTGATCGTGCGGCAGGGTACCGGCGCCGTCGAGGCCCTCGCCGCAGGAACCCCTGCGGCGGCCGCGGGCGGCTCCGTCGCCGACAGCACCGCCGGCACAATAGCGCTGCCAGGCACCGCCGTCGCCCTCGCGGGCGACCCCGCCCCGCTGGCCGCCGTGCTGCGCCGCTGGCTCACCGAACCGGCGCTCCGCGCGCGGTGGCGGGACGCCGCACTGGCCGCGCGGGAGCACCTTCCCGGCTGGGACGCCACGGCGCGGGCCGTCCTGGCGATCCTCGGAATTGAGCCCCAGCCCCACCCAACTAGCTCGCAGTAG
- a CDS encoding 6-carboxytetrahydropterin synthase, giving the protein MFSLTVRRNFMIAHSLPRPAFGPAQGLHGATFVTEVTFRRRTLNEDSIVLDIGEAGEVLDAILADLNYKNLDEHPDFAGKLSTTEALAQYIADAVAAKIRGGNDGQALAGLDVTLRETPDAWASYSLEFDAG; this is encoded by the coding sequence GTGTTCAGCCTGACCGTCCGCCGCAATTTCATGATCGCCCACAGCCTGCCGCGCCCCGCCTTCGGCCCCGCCCAAGGCCTGCACGGAGCCACCTTCGTCACGGAGGTCACCTTCCGGCGTCGGACGCTGAACGAGGACTCGATCGTGCTGGACATCGGCGAGGCCGGCGAGGTGCTGGATGCCATCCTCGCGGACCTGAACTACAAAAACCTGGACGAACACCCGGACTTCGCCGGCAAGCTCAGCACCACCGAGGCCCTGGCCCAGTACATCGCCGACGCCGTCGCCGCCAAAATCCGCGGCGGCAACGACGGGCAAGCGCTCGCCGGCCTCGACGTCACCCTGCGCGAAACCCCGGACGCCTGGGCCAGCTACTCGCTCGAGTTCGACGCCGGCTAG
- a CDS encoding dehydrogenase, with translation MSTPNNTTPAPTTATAYWTVGPEQGELRREELPAPGPGEALVRSLYSGISKGTEMVVHHASVPECIAEEMAAPHQEGHFPSPVKFGYLSVGVVEDGPADWLGKTVFCLYPHQDRYIVPVESLTAVPANVPARRAVLTGTVETAVNALWEAGPRLGDRVAVIGAGLVGGMVAKLLGTFPLGQLQLIDVDPAKRAVAETLGVDFTHPDDALPDCDIVIHCSASQAGLERALQLVGDEGEIIEMSWYADRRITLPLGEDFHARRLSIRASQVGVVARARRHRRTTADRLELAVSLLTDPVFDTFLTGTSAFSELPDVVQRLSDGSLDALCHVIEYPATDDSTDAPATETTR, from the coding sequence ATGAGCACCCCGAACAACACAACCCCAGCCCCAACCACCGCAACCGCATACTGGACCGTCGGCCCGGAGCAGGGCGAACTCCGGCGCGAGGAACTGCCGGCCCCCGGCCCCGGCGAGGCCCTCGTGCGCTCGCTCTACTCAGGCATCAGCAAAGGCACCGAAATGGTGGTGCACCACGCCAGCGTGCCCGAGTGCATCGCCGAGGAAATGGCGGCACCGCACCAGGAAGGCCACTTCCCGTCGCCGGTGAAGTTCGGCTACCTCTCCGTCGGCGTCGTCGAGGACGGCCCCGCGGACTGGCTGGGCAAGACCGTCTTCTGCCTGTACCCGCACCAGGACCGCTACATCGTCCCGGTCGAGTCCCTCACAGCAGTCCCGGCGAACGTCCCCGCCCGCCGCGCCGTGCTCACCGGCACCGTGGAAACCGCGGTCAACGCCCTCTGGGAGGCTGGCCCGCGGCTCGGCGACCGGGTTGCCGTTATTGGCGCCGGCCTGGTCGGCGGCATGGTCGCCAAACTCCTCGGGACCTTCCCGCTCGGCCAGCTCCAGCTGATCGACGTCGACCCCGCCAAGCGCGCCGTCGCCGAGACCCTCGGCGTCGACTTCACCCACCCCGACGATGCCCTGCCCGACTGCGACATCGTGATCCACTGCTCCGCCTCGCAGGCCGGACTCGAACGCGCCCTGCAGCTCGTGGGCGACGAAGGCGAAATCATCGAGATGTCCTGGTACGCGGACCGCCGGATCACCCTGCCGCTGGGGGAGGACTTCCACGCCCGGCGGCTCTCCATCCGCGCCAGCCAGGTGGGCGTCGTGGCCCGCGCCCGCCGCCACCGCCGCACCACCGCGGACCGGCTCGAGCTGGCAGTCTCGCTGCTGACCGACCCGGTCTTCGACACCTTCCTCACCGGCACCTCCGCGTTCAGCGAGCTGCCCGACGTCGTCCAGCGCCTCTCCGACGGCAGCCTGGACGCGCTTTGCCACGTCATCGAATACCCCGCCACCGACGATTCCACCGATGCCCCAGCAACAGAAACCACGAGGTAA
- a CDS encoding lmo0937 family membrane protein, with translation MLLWIAIIIAVLWLLGLLGNIGGGFIHLLLVIAVVVLIFHFLRGRTRT, from the coding sequence ATGTTGCTTTGGATAGCCATCATCATTGCCGTCCTCTGGCTCCTCGGCTTGCTCGGCAACATCGGCGGCGGGTTCATTCACCTGCTGCTGGTCATCGCCGTGGTTGTCCTGATCTTCCACTTCCTGCGGGGCAGGACGCGCACGTAG
- a CDS encoding VOC family protein — protein MARIMRFDHVGVTVQDLERMTAFFVGLGLEVEGRTFVEGDFIDTVIAIPDSRTEIVMLRTPDGGTGVELSSFVRPDPVPGSPSAMANELGLRSLGFEVDDLEAHVDRLAAEGYGLVGGIGRYEDAWRMAYVRGPEGLIVALAERIG, from the coding sequence ATGGCACGGATCATGCGCTTCGACCACGTCGGCGTCACGGTCCAGGACCTCGAGCGGATGACGGCGTTCTTCGTCGGACTCGGGCTCGAGGTGGAGGGCCGGACCTTCGTCGAGGGTGACTTCATCGACACCGTTATCGCCATCCCGGATTCCCGCACCGAAATCGTCATGCTGCGAACCCCCGACGGCGGCACCGGCGTGGAGCTCTCCAGCTTTGTCCGGCCGGACCCGGTCCCGGGATCGCCGTCCGCCATGGCCAACGAGCTCGGGCTGCGCAGCCTGGGTTTCGAGGTCGACGATCTGGAGGCCCACGTCGACCGGCTGGCCGCGGAGGGATACGGCCTGGTCGGCGGCATCGGCCGGTATGAGGATGCCTGGCGGATGGCCTACGTGCGCGGCCCGGAGGGTCTTATCGTGGCCTTGGCCGAACGGATCGGCTGA
- a CDS encoding universal stress protein: MAGNESYRIVVGVDGSEQSRAAMDWAVEEAKARGGEVLAITAWHFPYVTDALGQAWDYQVFQTDAQSILDEELARVRGRGVQISGRIVQGSAASVLVEASRDADFVAVGSRGHGGFAGLLLGSVSTQAVHHAHCPVLVFRESSADQPGRGTDTAD; this comes from the coding sequence ATGGCCGGAAACGAGAGCTACCGAATCGTGGTGGGCGTAGACGGATCTGAGCAGTCCCGAGCGGCAATGGATTGGGCTGTTGAAGAAGCCAAAGCACGCGGCGGTGAAGTGCTGGCCATCACGGCCTGGCATTTCCCTTACGTCACCGACGCCCTCGGCCAGGCTTGGGATTACCAGGTGTTCCAAACGGATGCGCAATCGATTCTCGACGAGGAACTTGCCAGGGTCCGGGGCCGGGGCGTTCAAATCAGCGGACGTATTGTGCAAGGAAGCGCCGCCTCGGTGCTCGTGGAGGCCTCGCGGGACGCCGACTTCGTTGCCGTCGGCTCACGGGGCCACGGGGGATTCGCCGGGCTGCTGCTTGGTTCCGTGTCCACCCAGGCGGTCCACCATGCCCACTGCCCCGTCCTGGTCTTCCGCGAGTCATCGGCGGATCAGCCCGGCCGAGGAACGGACACCGCGGACTAG
- a CDS encoding pyruvate, water dikinase regulatory protein, translating into MTNDAPRPVYFLSDSTGITAETLGNTLLTQFPENDFDRITVPFITTVDQARAVVKVIDNLAATGLQPIVFSTAVGSDIRQTLGTCKGIIVDLIGTHVGQLERALGSEASGEPGRAHGLGNAARYQSRMAAVEYAMEHDDGQSLRALEKAQVILVAPSRCGKTPTTMYLALQHGIFAANFPLVDEDFEREGLPKPLRPFVSKCFGLTTNPLRLSQVRTERRRGSPYASLRQCGFELRSAERLYVSHGIPYLNSASVSVEEMAATILQKMNLKH; encoded by the coding sequence ATGACCAATGACGCTCCCCGCCCGGTCTACTTCCTTTCGGACAGCACGGGCATCACCGCGGAAACGCTCGGCAACACCCTGCTCACGCAGTTCCCGGAGAACGATTTTGACCGCATCACGGTCCCCTTCATCACCACGGTCGACCAGGCCCGCGCCGTCGTCAAGGTGATCGACAACCTGGCCGCCACCGGCCTGCAGCCCATCGTGTTCTCCACCGCCGTCGGCAGCGACATCCGCCAGACCCTGGGCACCTGCAAGGGGATCATCGTGGATCTGATCGGCACGCACGTCGGCCAGCTGGAGCGGGCGCTGGGTTCCGAAGCCAGCGGGGAACCCGGCCGGGCCCACGGGCTGGGCAACGCCGCCCGCTACCAGTCCCGGATGGCCGCCGTCGAATACGCCATGGAGCACGACGACGGCCAAAGCCTCCGGGCGCTCGAAAAGGCGCAGGTGATCCTGGTGGCCCCGTCCCGCTGCGGCAAGACGCCCACCACCATGTACCTGGCCCTGCAGCACGGCATCTTCGCCGCGAACTTTCCGCTGGTGGACGAGGACTTCGAACGCGAAGGGCTCCCCAAGCCGCTGCGGCCGTTCGTGTCGAAGTGTTTCGGCCTCACCACCAACCCCCTGCGCCTAAGCCAGGTCCGCACCGAACGCCGCCGCGGCTCGCCCTACGCATCCCTCCGGCAGTGCGGCTTCGAACTGCGCAGCGCCGAACGGCTGTACGTCTCACACGGGATTCCCTACCTCAATTCGGCCAGCGTCTCCGTCGAGGAAATGGCGGCCACCATCCTCCAGAAGATGAACCTCAAGCACTGA
- the ppsA gene encoding phosphoenolpyruvate synthase: protein MTTDILWFSELGLKDLDRVGGKNASLGEMVQNLTSAGVQVPDGFATTADAYRSFLADSGLDRKIADRLVGLDTDDVTALAAAGQEIRTLMRETPFLPDFEAQLRDSYQKLVDKHGGSEDLSWAVRSSATAEDLPDASFAGQQETFLNVRGIENILAAIKDVFASLYNDRAIAYRVHHKFEHAEVALSAGVQRMVRSDVGASGVMFTMDTESGFKDAVFVTSSYGLGEAVVQGAVNPDEFYVYKPALAAGRPAILKRGLGEKALQMTYTSNREIGHTIDFVPVEASLRNRFSLTDDDVEQLARHAVAIEKHYGRPMDIEWGKDGFDGGLYILQARPETVQSRRASGSLSRFRLNGSGPVLVEGRAIGQRIGAGSVRILTAIDQMAAFKTGDVLVADMTDPDWEPIMKRASAIVTNRGGRTCHAAIIARELGIPAVVGTGDATDALTDGLDVTVSCADGETGVIYAGLLDFSVEETEITQLPEAPVKVMMNVGTPEQAFTFAQLPNHGVGLARLEFIINRQIGIHPKALLNLDEQPADVTAEIRERIAAYDSPRDFYIKRLAEGVATIAAAFAPEPVIVRMSDFKSNEYANLLGGPAYEPHEENPMIGFRGASRYLEPTFRDCFDLECEALSFVRNEMGLTNVKLMIPFVRTLDEASGVIDLLAENGLRRGENGLEVIMMCEIPSNALLADEFLDYFDGFSIGSNDMTQLTLGLDRDSAIVAGSFDERNLAVKKLLSMAIKACKARGKYVGICGQGPSDHPDFAEWLVGEGIDSVSLNPDTVVDTWIRLAGAGTSAGDAAPADVSAATAGAAVN, encoded by the coding sequence ATGACGACGGACATCCTCTGGTTCTCAGAACTCGGCCTCAAGGACCTGGACCGGGTGGGCGGCAAGAACGCCTCCCTCGGCGAGATGGTGCAGAACCTGACGTCCGCCGGCGTCCAGGTTCCCGATGGCTTCGCCACAACAGCGGACGCCTACCGCAGCTTCCTGGCGGACTCCGGACTGGACCGGAAGATCGCCGACCGGCTGGTGGGCCTGGACACCGACGACGTCACGGCCCTGGCCGCCGCGGGCCAGGAAATCCGCACCCTGATGCGCGAAACCCCCTTCCTGCCGGACTTCGAGGCGCAGCTCCGCGACTCCTACCAGAAGCTGGTGGACAAGCACGGCGGCTCCGAGGACCTCTCCTGGGCCGTCCGCTCCAGCGCGACGGCGGAGGACCTCCCCGACGCCTCCTTCGCCGGCCAGCAGGAAACCTTCCTGAATGTCCGCGGCATAGAGAACATCCTGGCCGCCATCAAGGACGTCTTCGCGTCCCTCTACAACGACCGGGCCATCGCCTACCGCGTGCACCACAAGTTCGAGCACGCCGAGGTGGCGCTCTCCGCGGGCGTGCAGCGTATGGTCCGCTCCGACGTCGGCGCTTCCGGCGTCATGTTCACCATGGACACTGAATCCGGGTTCAAGGACGCCGTCTTCGTCACCTCGTCCTACGGCCTGGGCGAGGCCGTGGTCCAGGGCGCCGTGAACCCGGATGAGTTCTACGTCTACAAGCCCGCCCTGGCGGCAGGCCGCCCGGCGATCCTCAAGCGCGGACTGGGCGAGAAGGCGCTCCAGATGACGTACACGAGCAACCGCGAAATCGGCCACACCATCGACTTCGTCCCGGTGGAGGCGTCGCTGCGGAACCGCTTCAGCCTCACCGACGACGACGTCGAGCAGCTCGCCCGGCACGCCGTCGCCATCGAAAAGCACTACGGGCGCCCGATGGACATCGAATGGGGCAAGGACGGGTTCGACGGCGGCCTCTACATCCTGCAGGCACGCCCCGAGACGGTGCAGTCCCGCCGGGCCTCCGGCAGCCTGAGCCGCTTCCGCCTGAACGGGTCCGGCCCGGTCCTGGTGGAGGGCCGCGCCATCGGCCAGCGGATCGGCGCCGGCAGCGTCCGGATCCTCACCGCGATCGACCAGATGGCCGCCTTCAAGACCGGCGACGTCCTGGTCGCGGACATGACCGACCCGGACTGGGAACCGATCATGAAGCGCGCCTCCGCAATCGTGACCAACCGCGGCGGACGCACCTGCCACGCGGCCATCATCGCCCGTGAACTGGGGATTCCCGCCGTCGTCGGCACCGGCGACGCCACGGACGCCCTCACCGACGGACTCGACGTGACCGTCTCCTGCGCCGACGGCGAGACCGGCGTCATCTACGCGGGGCTGCTGGACTTCAGCGTCGAGGAAACCGAGATCACCCAGCTGCCCGAGGCCCCGGTCAAGGTCATGATGAACGTCGGCACCCCGGAGCAGGCCTTTACCTTCGCCCAGCTCCCCAACCACGGCGTGGGCCTGGCCCGGCTGGAATTCATCATCAACCGGCAGATCGGCATCCACCCCAAGGCGCTGCTGAACCTGGACGAGCAGCCCGCGGACGTCACCGCCGAAATCCGGGAACGGATCGCCGCCTACGACAGCCCGCGCGACTTCTACATCAAGCGCCTCGCCGAGGGCGTGGCCACCATCGCCGCGGCGTTCGCGCCGGAGCCGGTGATTGTCCGGATGTCCGACTTCAAGTCCAACGAATACGCCAACCTGCTCGGCGGACCGGCCTACGAGCCGCACGAAGAGAACCCGATGATCGGCTTCCGCGGCGCCTCCCGCTACCTGGAGCCGACCTTCCGCGACTGCTTCGACCTCGAGTGCGAGGCCCTCTCCTTCGTCCGCAACGAGATGGGCCTGACCAACGTCAAGCTCATGATCCCGTTTGTGCGCACCCTGGACGAAGCCAGCGGCGTCATCGACCTGCTCGCGGAAAACGGCCTGCGCCGCGGCGAAAACGGCCTCGAGGTGATCATGATGTGCGAGATCCCGTCCAACGCGCTGCTGGCGGACGAGTTCCTGGACTACTTCGACGGCTTCTCCATCGGCTCCAACGACATGACCCAGCTGACCCTGGGCCTGGACCGGGACTCCGCGATCGTCGCCGGCAGCTTCGACGAGCGCAACCTCGCCGTCAAGAAGCTCCTGAGCATGGCCATCAAGGCGTGCAAGGCGCGCGGCAAGTACGTGGGCATCTGCGGCCAGGGTCCCAGCGACCACCCGGACTTCGCCGAATGGCTGGTCGGGGAAGGCATCGACTCGGTCTCGCTGAACCCCGACACCGTGGTGGACACCTGGATCCGCCTCGCCGGGGCGGGCACCTCGGCCGGCGACGCAGCGCCCGCCGACGTCAGCGCCGCAACCGCCGGGGCCGCAGTCAACTGA
- a CDS encoding YcnI family protein, with protein sequence MPESVQPASTRHTSALRRALAGAAVAGGTAALMLAGVSGASAHVGVSPDQTTAGSPALLTFAIPHGCEGSGTTKVTITLPPELNDAQPNVNPNWTAAKITEQLPEPKKLPDGSAITKRTSQIVYTAKAPLSPELRDSLVLSVKLPDAAGKTLYFPTLQSCETGQVDWSQVPAGGQDAHALKSPAPSLTVTAGAPAADGHGDGHGTGHADSAAGAAQASAVTDDGGQLRSWAGLVAGVGGLGLGGLALARSRRPAPARVPAAGPGRPE encoded by the coding sequence ATGCCCGAATCCGTACAGCCCGCATCCACCAGGCACACTTCGGCCCTCCGTCGCGCCCTGGCCGGCGCCGCCGTCGCGGGTGGCACCGCGGCCCTGATGCTCGCCGGCGTCAGCGGCGCCTCGGCCCACGTGGGGGTCTCCCCGGACCAGACCACCGCGGGCTCCCCCGCCCTGCTGACCTTCGCCATCCCGCACGGCTGCGAGGGCTCCGGCACCACCAAAGTGACCATCACGCTCCCGCCCGAACTCAACGATGCACAGCCCAACGTGAACCCCAACTGGACCGCCGCCAAGATCACGGAGCAGCTGCCCGAACCGAAAAAACTGCCCGACGGTTCGGCGATCACCAAGCGGACCAGCCAGATCGTCTACACCGCCAAGGCGCCCTTGAGCCCCGAACTCCGGGATTCGCTGGTGCTCTCGGTCAAGCTCCCGGACGCGGCCGGCAAGACGCTGTACTTCCCGACCCTGCAGAGCTGCGAAACCGGCCAGGTCGACTGGTCCCAGGTTCCTGCCGGGGGCCAGGACGCCCACGCGTTGAAGTCCCCGGCGCCGTCGCTGACCGTGACGGCCGGCGCCCCGGCAGCCGACGGGCACGGTGACGGCCACGGCACCGGGCACGCGGACTCCGCCGCCGGAGCCGCCCAGGCTTCCGCGGTGACCGACGACGGCGGCCAGCTGCGCAGCTGGGCGGGACTGGTAGCCGGCGTCGGCGGCCTCGGCCTGGGCGGCCTCGCGCTGGCCCGGAGCCGCAGGCCGGCGCCCGCAAGGGTCCCTGCCGCCGGCCCTGGCCGGCCGGAATAA
- a CDS encoding DUF4232 domain-containing protein — protein sequence MRPQHKKHRLVITSVTAAAAVALLLSGCGQSQSQGATAPAPASSSPASQSPSSSQSPTASGVAAAAASSAAAAGPALCKAANLTAALDAKGGGAAGSVYMQLVLTNSGAEPCLLKGFAGVSLTASAEGEPIGAAATRDDSTPVADVLLAPGKAGSATLRYTQAGNYQGCTRTPAAGFRVYPPEDTASLFLAAPKDACSEAGINLLTIGAFTAA from the coding sequence ATGAGGCCTCAGCACAAGAAACACAGACTGGTAATTACTTCCGTGACGGCGGCCGCCGCCGTGGCGCTGCTGCTCAGCGGCTGTGGCCAGAGCCAGTCCCAGGGCGCCACGGCGCCCGCACCGGCGTCGTCGTCCCCGGCCAGCCAGTCGCCCTCCTCGAGCCAGTCCCCGACGGCGTCCGGCGTGGCGGCCGCTGCCGCCTCGTCCGCCGCTGCGGCCGGTCCCGCGCTGTGCAAGGCCGCGAATCTCACCGCTGCCCTGGACGCCAAGGGCGGCGGCGCCGCGGGCAGCGTCTACATGCAGCTCGTGCTGACCAACTCCGGTGCGGAACCGTGCCTGCTGAAAGGCTTCGCCGGGGTCTCCCTCACGGCAAGCGCCGAGGGCGAGCCGATCGGCGCCGCGGCCACGCGCGACGACTCCACCCCGGTGGCCGACGTGCTGCTCGCACCGGGCAAGGCCGGCAGCGCCACCCTGCGCTACACGCAGGCCGGAAACTACCAAGGCTGCACCCGCACTCCGGCCGCGGGATTCCGGGTCTACCCGCCGGAGGACACGGCGTCGCTGTTCCTCGCCGCTCCCAAGGACGCCTGCAGCGAAGCGGGCATCAACCTCCTGACCATCGGGGCGTTCACCGCGGCGTAG